Part of the Thermotoga sp. genome, GAAGACAAAGAGATTCCCACTCTGAGAAGCGTTCTAGGAAAGGTTGGGGGTATAAAGAGCACGGGCTCTGAGAGAATAGTGGTTGTAAAACCGGACGGCGAGAAAGAAGAGGTGAGCTACGAAGACGTGATAGAAACGGGAGGACCCATCCTTGAAAGTGGCAGTGTGGTCTTCGTTCCACTCGAGACGGAAAACTTTGCCTACGTGGTCGGAGAGGTGGCACGTCCCGGAGCCTACGAGTTGAAGGGAGACGTGACTCTTCTGAAACTGATCGCACAGGCAGGAGGTCTGAGCAACTGGGCACTGAAGACGAAGGTGATTTTGAGAAGGGGAGACAAAGAAGAGGTCTACGATTTCACAGATATGTCAGAGGTGCAGAACGTGAAGATAGAACCAGGAGACGTGGTGTACGTACCACCCGTTGAGACGAACTACGTGTACGTGCTCGGGAACGTGAAGAGTCCCGGCATTGTGAAGGTGGACAGGTACTCCACCGTGTTCGATGTGGTGATGAGGGCAGGTGGCTTCACAGACAAAGCGGCGGCAAGCAGGATCTTTCTCTTCAAAGGAGGACCGCAGGGAGAAGTGACCGTCTGTGATCTTTCTGGAGTGCTTTCTGGAAAAGGTGGAGGAGTGAACCCGAACGTTTCACCGGGCGATGTGGTCTTCGTTCCGGACAACCCGCTCATACAGGTGACAGAGGCCCTTTCCATCGTGAACACCATACTCAACACGATCAGCAACGTCAAAGACGTGATGGGGTGGTAATGTGGGAAAGAATGTACTCCTTTTGATCCTCCTTCCGGCTCTTGTTTTTGCCGGAGGGAGTGTTTCTTTTGATCTTTCCTGTGAAGGAGCGCTCAGGTGGACTGGAGAGCTTGAGGGGAGTTTGTTTCCTGGCAAAGAGTGGTCTTTCAACCTCGAGGTCGGTGTGGGTAAAGGATACGGGATCGTTCATACTGGCATCATCGACGAGCTCAAAAGGTTCGTGGAGTTCTACTACTTTCCCAGGGCGTATCTTTCCGGAAAGATCGGTCCCTTTGAGATGAAAGCGGGCATACTGAACGAGGAGAGAGGCCCTGGAATAGACAAACTCTTTCTGGATGACAACTCTCGTTTTTACGGCTTTCCCGGTGTGTCTTTGAAGTGCTCGCAGGACAACTGGCACGTGGAATCTCTCTGGCTCAACATAAACGATAGAAAGAGCTTCAACTACAGAACGGTCGTGTTCGATCTTGGACAGTTGAAGATCGCCTGCGAAGACGCTGTGGTCTATCTGGACGAGGTGTTCAATCCGTACTACTTCTTCGTTCCGATTCCATCGATTGCTATTCAGGAGATCTGGCAGTACCAGGAGGGTGCACCCTGGACGGATGAGAGCAGGAACGCGAACGCCCTCATGGGAGGATGGATCGAGTGGAGCTTCGGTGCGGGAAGGATCTATTTTGAAGCTCTGATCGACGACATGAGCCTGAACAGACTCCTTGGGACCGGGGGATATCTGAACCCGGACAAGATCGCCCTTCTTTTTGGAGGAGACTGCAGAGCGGGTCCGTGGAAGTTCTACGGTGAGGTGTCCGGTGCGAGTGCGTACACTTTCGAGAGAACATTAGAAGATCTTCCCTACGAGTACACCTATTTTGATACGGGAAAGATCGAAGAGAGGATGATCGGCTACAGGTACGGCGAGAACTCTTTCTCCCTGAAACTGGGTGTGAGCAGGTCCTTCGGATGGTACACGCTCGATGTGATGTACCACTACCTCGTCTACGGAGACAGAACACCGGAGATTCCCTGGCATGGGGAAGAGATGCCGCCCGACACGAAGTGGCTCACAGGAGATCTCACAGAAGAGCACACGTTGAAGATTTCTGCAGCAGGTAGCTTCGGAGAGTACGATGGGAAAGTGGAGGTCTGGTGGAGCAGTCTTGAAGGACTGGGAGCTGGAGTTTCTTTGAGCTTCAAGATGTAGCTGGAGGGATGAGATGATCAAAAACATCGTCTTCGACCTCGGAGGAGTTCTGATCGACTGGAGACCCTGCGAGTACCTGGTGGAGTCCTTTCCGGAGGACGTGGCGAAGGTCCTTGAGAGGGAGATCTTCAGGCACGAGGACTGGAAGAAGATGGACAGGGGGACTCTTCCGGAGAGTGTGCTCTGGAAAAAGAAAAAAAGGGAGCTTTCAGAGTACAGGGAGCACATTGAAAAGCTGGAAAGAAAAGTTCCAGAACTTTTAAAACCCATAGAAGAGAACGTGAAAGTGCTCCCCGTTTTGAAAGAAAAAGGCTTCAGGCTGTACGTTCTTTCGAACTACGGGAAGACCTACTTCGAGATGGTGAGAAGGAAACACCGGTTTTTCGATCTTTTCGATGGGATGGTGATTTCCTCGCACGTTGGTTTCATAAAACCAGAGAAAGAGATATACCTCGAGCTGATCAAAAGATATAAAATCACACCGGAAGAGAGTCTTTTCGTAGACGACACGGAAGAGAATGTGAAGGTGGCGAAAGAGCTTGGTTTCAGCGCGATACACCTTGCAGAGCCTTCCAGGTTGAAAGAGCGTTTGTTCGCGTATCTCAAGATCGACGGGTGAAAACATGAGGTGGCTTGTTTTTTTCTTTGCAGTGCTTTCCTGTGCGCTTTTCTCCGAGCCTCTCATCACACAGATGACCCCACAGGTTGTCTATGAAAACCTGGAGGACAAAAGAGCACTCTCCGGTGTTCTTCCCGTGCCGTCCGGTGAAAAAGAAAACAGAATCTCTTTCAGCGTCTCACCGTTTTTCTACTCAGGGAACTTCGAGGGAAGAACCAGAACGGGCTGGTTTGTTCTGTCAGATCCACCCTGGGAGAACTTCTATCTGTACGAGAACACCCCTCCGCTTTTGAGTGTGCTGACTGAGGGAAGTGTGGGGAAGTTTTCCTTCTGCATGGAAATTCCCTTCAGGAACAACTACAACTACTTCTACACGAGTTTTCTGGGCAACGTTCCGCCACTGTGGAAAGAGCCAGCGAGCGCCGACGCCAACTTTCCTTACACTGCTTACGGTGTCTACGAGGGTGATTCCTTTTACGTAGTCATCGGAAGATCGAAGATCAGATGGGGAAGCTCCGAGTTTCCTGTTGCGATATCGGACGTGAGTCCCTGTTTCAATCATTTCACGTTTTCTACAGAGGGAAAGATTCAGTACACGTTCCATCTTGTATCGATCAATCCGGTGTTAACAGAAAGAGAGTGGGAAAAGCAGAGCTCTTTTG contains:
- a CDS encoding HAD family phosphatase, yielding MIKNIVFDLGGVLIDWRPCEYLVESFPEDVAKVLEREIFRHEDWKKMDRGTLPESVLWKKKKRELSEYREHIEKLERKVPELLKPIEENVKVLPVLKEKGFRLYVLSNYGKTYFEMVRRKHRFFDLFDGMVISSHVGFIKPEKEIYLELIKRYKITPEESLFVDDTEENVKVAKELGFSAIHLAEPSRLKERLFAYLKIDG